Genomic window (Macaca thibetana thibetana isolate TM-01 chromosome 6, ASM2454274v1, whole genome shotgun sequence):
GTTGTAAGATTTTTAATATCCCTGCTTGCCCCAAGTGCCTGTAGAACCCCATATTCatgtaacaatgaaaaaaatgctccCAATATACTTCCAAATGCACTGGAGATGGCAATACCATCCCCAGTGGAATACCATTTTGGCTCTTCTAACCACATCCTGTCATAACTCATCTCTACCTGCTTCCCTTTGGCTTACTCTGACACAGGCTTGCTGCTTGTTGGGTAGGGTAAGAATTTTGCTATCAGGGTACTTTGCCCTTACTGTTGCCTGGGATCTTCTTCCCTCAAGTCACCTTAGTTGTTCGAGGTGTTTACATGTCAACTTCTCATCAAGGAAGCCATCTCATACATGTTGCTGTGCTTTGTTTTTGCTCTTTAGCACTTATCGCTATaaaacatactatatattttccTATTCATCTTGGTTGTAATGACCTAGTGTTCTTCCTTATTAGAATGTAGGCTCAGTGAGGGCAGAAGCTTGGTCTATTTTGTTCACATCTGGATCCATGATATCTAAAGCAgtcctggcacaaagtaggcacTCAGAAAATAAGAATCACTGGATatttcaaaaagagaattttaaatatattatatctCAATAGAATTGACTACATTAATGGTTTATTTCaggaaaatttctgaaaatcCAGTGAAAACTATATATCCACCTCCAAGGAAAGCACATAttaatatgtacatacatacatgtgcacatgtatacacacacagagattttTCATATAACCCATCTACATCCAATAAAATCCATCCAAGTACATGTTAGTTTATTTTGATTTCAGCAAAGAATCCAAAAATCTTTTCACAGTATTCTGGAAGACAAAGTAAGAAATCCAACAATAGAGTTGGGTGGATCAGTGACAGGTagatgactattatcaaaaaaatacaatgagattTAACAGGGATagatataaagttcaaaaatctAATTGGAAGCACATGTTGGAGAAGATGAACTTTAATGGAACTTGGGGGTTCCAGTTGACTGCAATCACAATATGAGTCAACAGAGATTTGTAGCTGCCAAAACAACTAATTAAATGTTGAGGCTTCATAGATAAAGTTATAGCAACTAAGAGATACGGTGCAGTTCTATTCTCTTTTGAACCAGACAATACCTATAATGCTATGTCTACTTTCCAGTGCCAACATTTTTGATCCACTGCAACAAACCAGAGAAGACTTAACCAGAATGACAAGGGTATTATAAACTAGAAACTAGAGGTGTTTCACCTGAAAATTGGGAGATTTTGAGGTAACTTGAACATAATCTTCAATAGAAAGCTAATTCACTcacaatatacatatttttgaatactcaataaaacatatatatcctTCTGAATGGAAAAAGTACAAGGTGACAGGGAAAAATACAGTTCCTCTCTTCCCATGTCCTCCAGCCTCCCAGCTACCTTTCCCAGGGGCAATCAcaatgaccatttttttttttctcctagaggTTACTCACATGTTTATAAACTTGTATGTATAAACTATTTCAGTTTTGGAGCTCTTTCCATTTCAGTTTATGAGGAGAACTTCAACTCTGACATGGTGTAAGTCTGCATTCCATTTCAAGCTGACATGGCAATGTCAGACTGCAAAATGCATGGAAGGTGAAGGAGCAGTCCTGGGAAGCCACCTGGGGCCTGTGGGATTTCCAGGTCATCAGAATATCTCTTGCAGACCCTGGGGTAGTCTGACCCAGGATTTGAAAAGTATTAACCTTTTAGCTATTAAGAACACATCTACACTTTTGAATTTAATCTAAACATCTGAAAGATGTTGGGTGGTCCCCAGTGATTCAAGTGCTTTGAGTTTAAAAATGCAGTTGAGGATGAGAAAGAGAGGAGATGAGAGAGTTTGAACAGTTATTTTATACTGAGAAATTGTTTTACAAAACTCCTCAATGCTTTTATTAACCTCTATAATCCAACCCCACTAGATTGttccaatattttctcccacgACTACCTTATCCATACTTTAGATTCAGTCTGGGCAATTTCTTTAAGGACCTCAATACAGACCATGCACTTCAGTGACTATGCTTTCACTTATATTGGTCCTTCTTCCTAAAATGCCCTTCAATCTCCTTCTTGATTAAGGACTGCTAAGTCTGCAAGTGCTTACTAAATTTGTCTTACTCCTGAAGGCAAAATGCCTTAGTAGCTAAGCAACTAGATTCCAGTATTTGACTATATGTGCTCAATTCCtaatcctgtttctttttctttctttctttttttttttttttttttgagatggagtcttgctctgtcgcccaggctggaatgcattggggagatctcagctcactgcaacctctgcctcccaggttcaagcgactctccgtgcctcagcctcccaagtagctgggggtacaggtgcgcactaccacgtccagctaagttttgtatttgtaatagagacgggattttgccatgttggtcaggctggtctcgaactcctgatcttaggtgatctgcctccaCAGCCTCTCAAAGGTGTGAGCCAGGGTGCTAGGCCTAATCCtgctttttattaactttttgacGTTGAGCAAGTTTATCGCTTGAAGCCTtaatttccttgtctataaaatattgatgataaTGGTTAGAATTTAAAGCATTGTTATGAGATTAATTGATATGGAATATACCTGGTCCATGACGAGTGtttaatagatgttggtgtggtgATGACGACATCTGTAATTTGTCTAAACCACACAATTTTCCTCATTTGGACTTTTCTACATCAATATTCCCTGATTCATAATTTAATAGTTGATGAAATACaatgttttattctttactaATTGTTTCCTAAGTTGTGGATTGGCTCTGTCTAATAGATTTTAAACTCTTTGAGGGCAGGAGgtatgtattataattatttctggGCATATAGTATCTGTTCTATGAATACTGAGATAATTgattaatataaagaattaatcACTTTTCAGCCTTAAATTAGTTTTAGAAAAATGCCCAATTGCTTCTTTGGGGCACATATTTGCAAGCAGTTTGGAACAATTACGGGGGCagtgaatcaaaaagaaattctaaaattaaaaaaaaaaaattctactttgaTACAGTCACTAATTTCCAAAACATCATTTCCAGAAagtcaatattttccttttggttttattaGAGCTCTGAAAATCCCTCATTTTGCATTTTGTAAAATTACAGTAAACATTACCAGTAGTGTGTAAATCTTCTTGTAAGTAAAATCTCATTTCCAGAGAAGTTTTGTTACTAGGTTTTGGACAGATCACTTTTTTATTTGTCTGTGGATTATAGTAGTAACTGGCATTATAGGAATCTTAATACTGGATCACACCTGCATGCCTAATCCCAAAGCAGTGTGTTTTTCATAAGaaacctcatttttcttttctcatattaGTTTGTATGAAATCTTCTGGTTTACGTTTTTAAGGGGTGATATGTACCATTATATGtgcataaaacatattttcagagACCTGTTTTCCTATACTTGTACTTATCCCAGCcattaaacttaaaatttaatcTCGTCCATGACTTGCGATGTGGTCTGTTGCCAGCAGTATAAAAATTTCTTACCTCAAgccaatttatttaatatttaaaacatttgcacTTTTCTTCCAAGGGCATGTCAAAATGGGTATTTCTGTTTCAGAAACTTGATTAACTTAGTTAATACCCCTCAGAAAAACGAATGGGTAGATATGGAAAGAGATAGAGAATGCTGATGGTTGCCTATAAAGTAGtatgtgttcttttcttttcatttacaaGGAACcccaattttgtttctttcctcacCCTTTTCTCATATAGCCAAGGACCTCAGGGGAAACCAACCTTTGTGATTCCACTGCCCCACTGAATCAAGTATTGGTACACAAGTGGACATGCAACCCAATTTTAACCAAAAGTATTTAAAGAAGAGGGGAGTTACTGGACAAATCAGAAAGAAGTTTTTTCTCTGTTATGAAAGAGTACTGAAAGgtagtttattttcttctcttgactGTGGTAAGTTTTGGTTGTAGAACTTGTATATTCTGAAGCTATCCTGTTCCATCCCACGGACCATATTATATGTGGAATATAGCAGAGCTGAGAGAACGGTAGGGGAGCCCAGCCAGAACCATTGGATTAATACCTCCCTGAAGCCCATCTTATCTCTGAATTTTCAGCAATGCAAGCCAACAATGTCCTTAATATTTAAGCCACTTTGAGTTTTCTATTACATGTGACTGAGAACATgctaaaagatacagaaatattcTGAATTTATACACACAAGTGTGTTAATGAAGTCATCGCCatctaaaatatgtattaaaagttTGGGGTATCTTTGAATGAATCACTTAGAATTAGGATCAAGTTTCTCACATTTACATTTGTTGCTACTGTATTTTAACCCTAAATAGGGGAGATGATAAAATCAAAAGGAgccaaggaaaaaacaaagtatttattGTTAACTATGATTAATCAAATATGATCATAATTTAGTTTTGGCATACATTCAAGGAAATGGATCTAACCACAAATAAAAGGAATCCTCTAACCTCTTTGAATCAATGTAagactatataattttaaaaaatcttataaattcATGTTGATTAAAGTTTGAAAGCTAAAATGCCCTAGAACATTGATTTCCATCCCTTTGgaataatgttaaatattttcacaaagcAATGCCTTCCTACCCCATCTATAATTATAATGCTATTTAAACTATTTGTTGAGCAAGAAAATTCATAATGGAATTCAGTACAGCTTTTTAGTAaagctttaaatttatttattattagagCAAAAACCTAGAGATTAAAAAATGGAGTCACATGGCTAAGCAAgatgtattatttattcataagAAATGCTATGTTACATTTGGATTCAAGGGACTTTGCAGTAATTCCAAGAGGTAGAATGTAAATCCCTGGGGGAAAAAGTCTCCATGTGTGttcagttttttgtgtgtgatgaaacctgtatgtgttttcattttctttcctctaagaAACTTTTATACACATATTAACAGTTGCAGAGTGTTAGTGGGAGAAGAGAAATcaacataaagtaaaatactaGTAGCAACGATTAATGTAACACTTATTGTGGCCAAGAATTTTACATTTGTTATCTCATTTAAGTTTCATGAAAGTCTCcatttacagagaagaaaactaagaCTGAAACCACCTTGCTCAAGCTCATTGAGCTAGCAAGTGGAGGAATTAGGGATGCAAAACAAGGTCTGCATGCCTCTGGGGTCCATGCCCTTAACTATGATGTCATATCACCTTAGAATACTAAATCAGGTTGGGAGTACTCAGAAGAATTCAGAGCTTCTGAATTTCAGATTGGTCCACACTTGACTCACCTGTCTTTTCAAAGTGAATGTAGCTTCAGAATTAGGGAACTTGAGAGCGTGAACCCCCTGCAAATCAGCAGCAGAGCACAGacgcctagattttttttttaaatttaataaagttttatttttccaaatgttcaGTTGGTTGGACCTATTCATGCATCTTCACCAGCAGCTGGAGCATCTCCGCCCTTGGTATTTCTGGTGTAAATTACTTGAGCTCTGTGCTTTGAAACCAGTTTGATACGTCCTTTACTAAGGAGCTCCTGAAGGGCTGCCCTGGCCAGGGAGCCTCGAATCTTCAGTCTCTCAGAGACcacagctgggattataagttTATAGTTGGGAACTTCCTTACAGAGTTTGTCATAGGTGGCTTTGTCAAACAAGACTAAGTTATTGAACTTGTCCTGAACTTTGCCTTTGGACCACTTCTTCTTTTTGGCCTTGCCTCTGGATTTGTTCACCGGGTCTTTGTCTTTCTTGGCCGACTTTCCAGcgtctttcttcttcttgtagTCCTTGGGCGGCATTGCCAAGCTCTGAGAGCAGCAGAGTACACCGCAGCCTTGCTAAGATGTCGGACAAAAAAAAGGGGATGCCTAGATTTTTAATCTAACTCTGCCATTTACTGACAATGTAAATGagatggtttgactgtgtccccacccaaataattcccatatgttgtgggaggaacccggttggaggtagttgaatcatgggggaaggtctttcccatgttgttctcgtgatagtgagtaagtctcacgagatctgatggttactGTAAGGGGGAGTTTCCCCGCACAAGCTCTCTCCTCGTCTGCCACCATATGAGaggtgcctttcaccttctgccatgattgtgaggcctccccagccacgtggaactgtaagtccaataaactcctttcttttgtaaattgcccagtcttgagtatgtctttatgagcagtgtgaaaacggactaatacagtaacctTGCATATCTTATTGACCTTCTCCGAGCCCCTATTTCTATTTCATTAGCAttggaagaataaaatattcactgTCTATGTAATTGTTTTTGAGGAGTAAGCCAAACTGCATATATTATAAAGTACAAAACGATAGTATACATTATGACTATTTTGTGATTTTCTCAAGTATTCTGCTTTTCCATGGAAATAATGAATTGTAATAATGACAGACATctattattgttgctgttattattgctAATCCTACATAAAGCAACAGGATTAACTATCTACTAATTAGGGAgggaataagaaaaaggaaaaatgttccaGGATTCATGGTCATTTTGGGAAACTTGATAATTTAGTACTGGAATAAGACTTTAGGACTGATCTTGGCAGGATAGCCAAAGGGCTGTGCCACCATGAAACTTAGAAAGCTCCATTTtcgccaggcacagtagctcatgcctgtaatcccagcattttgggaggccaaagcaggcagatcaccaggtcaggagattaagactatcctggccaacatggtgaaaccccatctctactaaaaatacaaaaattagctgggcatggtggcacttgtctggaatcccaactactcgggaggctgaagcagggagaatcacttgaaccacggaatcggaagttacagtgagccgagtttgtgccattgccttccagcctggccacagagcaagactccatatcaaaaaaaaaaaaaaaaaaaaaaaaagaaaagaaggaaaagaaagaacgcTCCATTTTAAGAAAGGGAAACATTCCACTtcaattttctcacttgtaagatttaagagtatattttaaacaatgtCTTTCATTCTCccctcaaaaaaaggaaataaatcttaCTAATGCAGAATATGCATTAGAcaatttgattctttttctgTACTTGAATGAATAAAGAACCTATTTTTATAACCATAGAATTGCTTGGAATGGAATGGTTATGGAGAAGGTTACAtgtaaaacaattgaaaaagtagaaaataaaattatttacaaagtcAATTAGAAAAatccattaataaaaatattccatcAAAGTAATGAGGTGCAGATCTATGGGATTCTTTACCACACTGATGTTCCAAGTGCAATGttaatatctttgtttttaagtCCTAGCATTTCACATACGTGTATTTTTCTAGGTTTGATTGCAGTTAAACTCTAGGTCCCAAATACCAGCTATATAGGGACATAGCTTGTTGGATTTTCAGTCACTTGTAGAAAAACagcatgaaataatttttttaaaatgtgcccaGATCTAAGGTACAGAAGTTCTAGGTTCTAGTACATGTTAGCACTATAAAAGTAACTATAACATACCATGTTTATCAATTTAAATATTATCAGCTTAACAGGAAAAACAATATATGCTTGGTTTTCTTCAATTTTACTGTAAAGGTAAAACAGAAGGACTTCATAGTGCTTGGTAAATTTTAAACAACTTATAATTATACTAATCCCCTTCCCCAAAGTTTCTGCATATAT
Coding sequences:
- the LOC126957392 gene encoding 40S ribosomal protein S25-like translates to MPPKDYKKKKDAGKSAKKDKDPVNKSRGKAKKKKWSKGKVQDKFNNLVLFDKATYDKLCKEVPNYKLIIPAVVSERLKIRGSLARAALQELLSKGRIKLVSKHRAQVIYTRNTKGGDAPAAGEDA